A portion of the Thunnus maccoyii chromosome 20, fThuMac1.1, whole genome shotgun sequence genome contains these proteins:
- the fgf21 gene encoding fibroblast growth factor 21 isoform X1, giving the protein MSWFPHNFFTVVLSFFLIIPLPFSLSFYLTDSNPLLSFNSEVREAHLYTENHRRGMYLQMTQDGRVSGSDAQTPYSVLELKSVERGHVVIKGQSTSLFLCMDSRGRLRGQRHYAEADCTFRELLLADGYTRFLSSHNGFPVSLASKHSPDRHSVPFTRFLPIRNTLTRVSVSEQPPDNEKYFNVDSDDLLGMGLNSMSSPQFSMNK; this is encoded by the exons ATGTCTTGGTTTCCACACAACTTTTTCACTGTtgtgctttctttcttcttaaTCATCCCCCTTCCTTTCTCTCTATCATTTTATCTCACTGACTCCAACCCTCTGTTATCCTTTAACAGTGAAGTCAGAGAGGCGCATCTCTACACAG AAAATCATAGACGAGGGATGTATCTGCAGATGACCCAGGATGGGAGAGTGTCAGGAAGTGATGCTCAGACCCCTTACA GTGTGCTGGAGCTGAAATCAGTTGAACGAGGCCACGTAGTCATCAAGGGACAGTCaacatctctgtttctctgtatgGACAGCAGAGGCCGTCTGAGAGGGCAG AGGCACTATGCAGAGGCTGACTGCACCTTCAGAGAACTGCTGCTGGCAGATGGATACACCCGTTTCCTCTCCTCACACAATGGATTTCCAGTGTCTCTGGCATCAAAACACTCCCCAGATCGACACTCAGTCCCCTTCACTCGATTCCTACCAATTAGGAATACGTTGACAAGGGTGAGTGTGTCTGAACAACCACCAGACAATGAGAAATATTTCAACGTGGACTCTGATGACCTCCTTGGAATGGGCCTAAACTCTATGTCCAGTCCTCAGTTCTCAATGAACAAGTAA
- the LOC121886621 gene encoding potassium voltage-gated channel subfamily A member 7-like, giving the protein MDSSDHQDNERGSRTKENNGEKDKQMKNQLNCEEKGEKEIKGNEKEKKKDRRRSASLWRSGWALSERLAINVSGMRYETQLRTLAQFPDSMLGDPRRRSRYFDPLRNELFLDRNRACFDAILYFYQSGGRLRRPANIPLDIFMDELMFYELGEEIMNRFKEDEGFPKEEERPLPSNEIQKALWMLFEHPESSSAARIIAIISVMVIVVSILIFCLETLPDFRNEKESREEYFYRYHSYAKNVSETMPLPSSVFQDPFFLVETMCICWFSFELIMRFACAPSKMSFFKDVMNIIDFSAILPYFVTLGTELAKDNEASPATSLAIIRVIRLVRVFRIFKLSRHSKGLQILGQTLRASMRELGLLIFFLFIGVILFSSAIYFAEADHTNTAFISIPHAFWWAVVTMTTVGYGDMYPETMWGKLVGSMCAIAGVLTISLPVPVIVSNFSYFYHRETECEDRNEYTHIMTWKDEEPAGGEEIDEEDRDPEYDYYAIEGMCSPLNGTLLAGLCTGQSAEFRGGNMYLREPLVTQV; this is encoded by the exons ATGGACAGCAGTGACCATCAGGACAATGAAAGAGGAAGTAGGACGAAAGAAAACAATGGAGAGAAAGATAAACAGATGAAGAACCAGCTAAACTGTgaggaaaagggagagaaggagatcAAAGGgaatgagaaagagaagaaaaaggacaGACGGCGTTCTGCGTCTCTATGGAGGAGTGGATGGGCGTTGAGTGAAAGACTGGCCATCAATGTCTCAGGAATGCGTTATGAAACTCAACTTCGCACCTTAGCCCAATTCCCTGACTCCATGCTCGGTGATCCCCGAAGGAGGTCACGGTACTTTGACCCGCTGCGAAATGAGCTCTTCCTGGACCGCAACCGGGCCTGCTTTGATgcaattctgtatttttaccaGTCAGGCGGGAGGCTGCGAAGGCCCGCAAACATACCCCTGGATATCTTCATGGATGAGCTGATGTTCTATGAGCTGGGAGAGGAAATCATGAACCGGTTCAAGGAGGATGAAGGTTTTccaaaggaggaggagaggccgTTGCCGTCCAATGAAATCCAGAAAGCACTGTGGATGTTGTTTGAGCACCCCGAGTCCTCATCAGCTGCACGCATTATAGCCATCATTAGTGTCATGGTCATTGTGGTGTCCATCCTCATCTTCTGCTTGGAGACACTGCCTGACTTCAGGAATGAGAAAGAGTCACGAGAG GAATATTTTTACAGGTACCACTCCTATGCAAAGAACGTATCCGAGACCATGCCTCTTCCATCCAGTGTTTTCCAGGACCCCTTCTTCTTGGTGGAGACCATGTGTATATGCTGGTTCTCCTTTGAGCTCATCATGCGCTTTGCTTGTGCTCCCAGCAAGATGAGCTTCTTTAAGGATGTCATGAACATCATTGATTTCAGTGCCATCCTGCCTTATTTTGTCACTCTGGGAACAGAGCTGGCCAAGGACAACGAGGCCAGTCCAGCCACATCCTTGGCCATCATCAGGGTCATCAGGTTAGTGAGAGTGTTCAGGATCTTCAAGTTGTCTCGTCACTCTAAGGGCCTCCAGATCCTCGGTCAAACACTGAGGGCCAGCATGCGTGAGCTGGGCCTGCTTATCTTCTTCCTGTTTATTGGCGTCATCCTCTTCTCCAGCGCCATCTACTTTGCAGAGGCTGACCACACCAACACGGCCTTTATCAGTATACCACACGCCTTCTGGTGGGCAGTCGTTACCATGACCACAGTGGGCTATGGCGATATGTACCCAGAAACAATGTGGGGGAAGCTGGTGGGATCTATGTGCGCCATTGCTGGTGTGCTTACCATTTCGCTGCCAGTGCCTGTCATAGTGTCCAACTTTAGCTACTTCTACCATCGGGAGACTGAGTGCGAAGATCGAAATGAGTACACACACATCATGACCTGGAAGGACGAGGAGCCTGCAGGGGGGGAGGAAATAGATGAAGAGGACAGGGATCCAGAATATGATTATTATGCCATCGAAGGCATGTGCAGCCCTCTGAATGGGACTCTGTTGGCTGGACTTTGCACAGGGCAGAGCGCAGAGTTCAGAGGAGGAAATATGTATCTGAGGGAACCACTGGTCACCCAGGTGTAG
- the fgf21 gene encoding fibroblast growth factor 21 isoform X2: MHSCSHINTCLLLINIVFPSHISNEVREAHLYTENHRRGMYLQMTQDGRVSGSDAQTPYSVLELKSVERGHVVIKGQSTSLFLCMDSRGRLRGQRHYAEADCTFRELLLADGYTRFLSSHNGFPVSLASKHSPDRHSVPFTRFLPIRNTLTRVSVSEQPPDNEKYFNVDSDDLLGMGLNSMSSPQFSMNK; this comes from the exons ATGCACAGCTGCAGTCACATAAACACTTGTCTTCTTCTTATAAACATAGTGTTTCCCTCACACATATCAAA TGAAGTCAGAGAGGCGCATCTCTACACAG AAAATCATAGACGAGGGATGTATCTGCAGATGACCCAGGATGGGAGAGTGTCAGGAAGTGATGCTCAGACCCCTTACA GTGTGCTGGAGCTGAAATCAGTTGAACGAGGCCACGTAGTCATCAAGGGACAGTCaacatctctgtttctctgtatgGACAGCAGAGGCCGTCTGAGAGGGCAG AGGCACTATGCAGAGGCTGACTGCACCTTCAGAGAACTGCTGCTGGCAGATGGATACACCCGTTTCCTCTCCTCACACAATGGATTTCCAGTGTCTCTGGCATCAAAACACTCCCCAGATCGACACTCAGTCCCCTTCACTCGATTCCTACCAATTAGGAATACGTTGACAAGGGTGAGTGTGTCTGAACAACCACCAGACAATGAGAAATATTTCAACGTGGACTCTGATGACCTCCTTGGAATGGGCCTAAACTCTATGTCCAGTCCTCAGTTCTCAATGAACAAGTAA
- the fgf21 gene encoding fibroblast growth factor 21 isoform X3: MYLQMTQDGRVSGSDAQTPYSVLELKSVERGHVVIKGQSTSLFLCMDSRGRLRGQRHYAEADCTFRELLLADGYTRFLSSHNGFPVSLASKHSPDRHSVPFTRFLPIRNTLTRVSVSEQPPDNEKYFNVDSDDLLGMGLNSMSSPQFSMNK; this comes from the exons ATGTATCTGCAGATGACCCAGGATGGGAGAGTGTCAGGAAGTGATGCTCAGACCCCTTACA GTGTGCTGGAGCTGAAATCAGTTGAACGAGGCCACGTAGTCATCAAGGGACAGTCaacatctctgtttctctgtatgGACAGCAGAGGCCGTCTGAGAGGGCAG AGGCACTATGCAGAGGCTGACTGCACCTTCAGAGAACTGCTGCTGGCAGATGGATACACCCGTTTCCTCTCCTCACACAATGGATTTCCAGTGTCTCTGGCATCAAAACACTCCCCAGATCGACACTCAGTCCCCTTCACTCGATTCCTACCAATTAGGAATACGTTGACAAGGGTGAGTGTGTCTGAACAACCACCAGACAATGAGAAATATTTCAACGTGGACTCTGATGACCTCCTTGGAATGGGCCTAAACTCTATGTCCAGTCCTCAGTTCTCAATGAACAAGTAA